In a single window of the Lagenorhynchus albirostris chromosome 19, mLagAlb1.1, whole genome shotgun sequence genome:
- the CBLN1 gene encoding cerebellin-1 — translation MLGVVELLLLGAAWLAGPARGQNETEPIVLEGKCLVVCDSNPTSDPTGTALGISVRSGSAKVAFSAIRSTNHEPSEMSNRTMIIYFDQVLVNIGNNFDSERSTFIAPRKGIYSFNFHVVKVYNRQTIQVSLMLNGWPVISAFAGDQDVTREAASNGVLIQMEKGDRAYLKLERGNLMGGWKYSTFSGFLVFPL, via the exons ATGCTGGGCGTCgtggagctgctgctgctgggggcaGCATGGCTGGCGGGCCCGGCCCGCGGGCAGAATGAGACGGAGCCCATCGTGCTGGAGGGCAAGTGCCTGGTGGTTTGCGACTCCAACCCTACGTCCGATCCCACGGGCACAGCTCTGGGCATCTCTGTGCGCTCCGGCAGCGCTAAGGTGGCTTTCTCTGCCATCAGAAGCACCAACCACGAGCCGTCCGAGATGAGTAATCGCACCATGATCATCTACTTCGACCAG GTACTAGTGAACATCGGGAACAACTTTGATTCAGAACGCAGCACTTTCATCGCCCCGCGCAAAGGGATCTACAGTTTTAACTTCCACGTGGTAAAAGTCTACAACAGACAGACCATCCAG GTGAGCCTCATGTTAAACGGGTGGCCGGTGATTTCAGCCTTCGCTGGTGACCAGGACGTGACCCGGGAAGCCGCCAGCAACGGAGTTCTAATCCAGATGGAGAAAGGCGACCGAGCATACCTCAAGCTGGAGCGGGGAAACTTGATGGGGGGCTGGAAGTACTCGACCTTCTCGGGATTCCTCGTATTTCCCCTCTGA